From the Stigmatella erecta genome, one window contains:
- a CDS encoding sigma-54-dependent transcriptional regulator gives MDRIAVLVVDDEESVRTFLGELLGNAGYQVRCASSGAQALEMLEGGSFDAVLLDVVMPEMSGLEVLRRYRSAGGGAPVIVLSALSGADDAVRAMKLGASDYLAKPFGNDELEDVLARALGTRAPARQAVAPTPARPASPQPEGAGEARAIISTSPAMRRARALVERIADTDVPVLLLGESGTGKEVIAREIHARSQRRNKPFIKVNCAALPGELLESELFGHERGAFTGATAEKPGKFELADQGTIFLDEIGEMAIRLQAKLLQVLQDEEFFRVGGKKSVRVDSRVVVATNRDLEKEIALGNFREDLYYRLNVVAIRLPALRERMEDVVPLTDHFLKKYGRNYIQGVSELPSEVLRAFTEYEWPGNVRELENMVRRLCVLKDPTLVLDELRQGRTPASAPSLPTSYAGDDGATPVRAFEPEPEPVVVRAAAPVAPTQVLEMPSRGGTSAPPSPAQGLSELFASPTPQPRYANPFDMPQPPPPPLTMPVAEMSLKDIGKRAAMLAEREAILSMLQRTAWNKRKAAGKLRISYKALLYKIKECGIVDPRASAEF, from the coding sequence ATGGATCGGATCGCGGTGCTGGTGGTGGATGACGAGGAGTCGGTGCGGACGTTCCTGGGAGAGCTGCTCGGGAACGCGGGGTACCAGGTGCGCTGTGCTTCCAGCGGGGCGCAGGCCCTGGAGATGCTGGAGGGTGGCTCGTTCGACGCGGTGCTGCTGGACGTGGTGATGCCGGAGATGAGCGGGCTGGAAGTGCTGCGGCGCTACCGGAGCGCGGGCGGCGGGGCGCCGGTCATCGTCCTGTCGGCCCTGTCGGGCGCGGACGACGCGGTGCGGGCGATGAAGCTGGGGGCCAGCGATTACCTGGCGAAGCCCTTTGGCAATGACGAGCTGGAGGACGTGCTGGCCCGGGCGCTCGGGACGCGGGCTCCGGCGCGGCAGGCCGTGGCGCCGACCCCGGCCCGGCCGGCCTCTCCGCAGCCGGAGGGCGCGGGCGAGGCGCGCGCCATCATCTCCACCTCGCCGGCCATGCGCCGCGCGCGGGCGCTCGTGGAGCGCATCGCCGACACGGACGTGCCGGTGCTGCTGCTGGGCGAGTCGGGCACGGGCAAGGAAGTGATTGCCCGGGAGATCCACGCGCGCAGCCAGCGCCGCAACAAGCCCTTCATCAAGGTGAACTGCGCGGCGCTGCCCGGCGAGCTGCTGGAGAGCGAGCTGTTCGGCCACGAGCGCGGCGCCTTCACCGGCGCGACGGCGGAGAAGCCGGGCAAGTTCGAGCTGGCGGACCAGGGCACCATCTTCCTGGACGAGATTGGCGAGATGGCCATCCGGCTCCAGGCCAAGCTGCTCCAGGTGCTGCAGGACGAGGAGTTCTTCCGCGTGGGCGGCAAGAAGAGCGTCCGCGTGGACAGCCGCGTGGTGGTGGCCACCAACCGCGATCTCGAGAAGGAGATCGCGCTGGGCAACTTCCGCGAGGACCTCTACTACCGCCTCAACGTGGTGGCCATCCGCCTGCCCGCCCTGCGCGAGCGCATGGAGGACGTGGTGCCGCTGACGGACCACTTCCTCAAGAAGTACGGGCGCAACTACATCCAGGGCGTCTCGGAGCTGCCCTCGGAGGTGCTGCGCGCCTTCACCGAGTACGAGTGGCCGGGCAACGTGCGCGAGCTGGAGAACATGGTGCGCCGCCTGTGCGTGCTGAAGGATCCGACGCTGGTGCTGGACGAGCTGCGCCAGGGCCGGACCCCCGCGAGCGCTCCGTCCCTGCCCACCTCCTACGCGGGCGATGACGGCGCAACGCCGGTGCGTGCGTTCGAGCCGGAGCCCGAGCCCGTGGTGGTGCGCGCGGCGGCCCCCGTGGCCCCCACGCAGGTGCTGGAGATGCCCTCGCGCGGCGGCACCTCCGCCCCGCCCAGCCCGGCGCAGGGGCTCTCGGAGCTCTTCGCGAGCCCCACCCCGCAGCCGCGCTACGCCAACCCGTTCGACATGCCGCAGCCGCCTCCGCCCCCGCTCACCATGCCCGTGGCCGAGATGTCGCTGAAGGACATTGGCAAGCGGGCGGCGATGCTGGCCGAGCGCGAGGCCATCCTCTCCATGCTCCAGCGCACCGCCTGGAACAAGCGCAAGGCGGCCGGCAAGCTGCGCATCAGCTACAAGGCGCTGCTCTACAAGATCAAGGAGTGCGGCATCGTGGACCCGCGCGCCAGCGCGGAGTTCTGA
- a CDS encoding NAD-dependent epimerase/dehydratase family protein — protein sequence MASPLVLLGSGYTLTRLAQGCPGRALIAATRDPGRRAGLERLGARVCSVEEALEHVEGAQVVSSIPPEAGLDGRLAEVLGRHRPSRWVYLSSTGVYSGTRGAVDEATPVSPSTPAAQGRLSAEALFRPLGASVLRIAGIYGPGRGMHTRLLAGTHRLPEGGGGRLSRVHVEDLVEAIRVVLERGEPGGLYCVADDRAATQGETAAWLCERLALPVPPTVPLESLHETLRGDRAVSNARLKALGWKPRYPDFTTGFAAVLAAEGLAGARPPGAMS from the coding sequence ATGGCTTCGCCCCTCGTTCTGCTGGGTTCTGGCTACACGCTCACACGGCTCGCCCAGGGGTGCCCGGGGCGGGCGCTGATCGCCGCCACGCGGGACCCCGGGCGCCGGGCGGGGCTGGAGCGCCTGGGGGCCCGGGTCTGCTCCGTGGAGGAGGCGCTGGAGCACGTGGAGGGGGCCCAGGTGGTCAGCTCCATTCCGCCCGAGGCGGGGCTCGATGGCCGGCTGGCCGAGGTGCTGGGCCGGCACCGCCCGTCCCGGTGGGTGTACCTGTCCTCGACAGGCGTCTACAGCGGCACGCGCGGCGCCGTGGACGAGGCCACCCCCGTCAGCCCGTCCACCCCCGCCGCCCAGGGGCGCCTCTCGGCGGAGGCGCTGTTCCGCCCGCTGGGGGCCAGCGTGCTGCGCATCGCCGGGATTTACGGCCCGGGCCGGGGCATGCACACGCGGCTGCTGGCGGGAACGCACCGCCTGCCCGAGGGCGGCGGAGGCCGGCTCTCCCGCGTCCACGTGGAGGACCTGGTGGAGGCCATCCGCGTGGTGCTGGAGCGCGGGGAGCCCGGAGGGCTCTACTGCGTCGCCGATGATCGCGCCGCGACGCAAGGGGAGACGGCCGCGTGGCTCTGCGAGCGGCTGGCGCTGCCGGTGCCGCCCACGGTGCCGCTGGAGAGCCTGCATGAAACCCTTCGCGGGGACCGGGCCGTGAGCAACGCCCGGCTCAAGGCCCTGGGCTGGAAGCCCCGGTATCCGGATTTCACCACCGGTTTCGCGGCGGTGCTCGCGGCGGAGGGGCTCGCAGGGGCCCGGCCCCCGGGCGCCATGTCCTAG
- a CDS encoding tetratricopeptide repeat protein, with amino-acid sequence MAGDHQAALQSFDKVLAEDPKHSPALSAKGFSLARLGRAQEALPCFERAIELDPSSPDNYRNAALCQLELDEPESASTLLERAFQLNPETHYREAAAVEVFHLGQGLLSRGGRRPDKARYRHARHAFELAIQYHPSFIDAARALADVWSHLGDAEKSQHYLLLAARLRPVG; translated from the coding sequence ATGGCGGGAGATCACCAAGCCGCGCTCCAGTCCTTCGACAAAGTGCTGGCCGAAGACCCGAAACATTCCCCGGCCCTGAGCGCCAAGGGCTTCTCGCTGGCCCGGCTGGGGCGGGCGCAGGAGGCGCTGCCGTGTTTCGAGCGCGCCATCGAGCTGGATCCCTCCAGCCCCGACAATTACCGCAACGCGGCCCTCTGCCAGCTGGAGCTGGACGAGCCCGAGTCCGCGTCCACGCTCCTGGAGCGGGCCTTCCAGCTCAACCCGGAGACCCACTACCGGGAGGCCGCCGCGGTGGAGGTCTTCCATCTGGGCCAGGGGCTGCTGAGCCGCGGGGGCCGGCGCCCGGACAAGGCGCGTTACCGCCACGCCCGCCATGCCTTCGAGCTGGCCATCCAGTACCACCCCTCGTTCATCGACGCGGCGAGGGCGCTGGCGGACGTCTGGTCGCACCTGGGTGATGCAGAGAAGAGCCAGCACTACCTCCTGCTGGCCGCCCGCTTGAGGCCCGTGGGCTAA
- a CDS encoding 3-deoxy-7-phosphoheptulonate synthase — protein MIVMLEPDSPESTVSAVLQVAAQYKGLSPRTHVIEGAEYTVTEIYLLGPTAQVPAEPFEQIPGVRQVVRVSEKYRVIGRHGGKRETVGFEYNGVTFDERSVHLFAGLCAVDTHESVDAMMAALARCGIRTTRMGAYKPRTSPYEFQGLGAACLPWVFELAGKHGIQVVAMEVTNPRHIDEIRSALEASGNATGVMLQVGTRNAQNFELLKQLGQQRVFPVLFKRGMGITLEESLNACEYVASEGNPKIVFCLRGVKSHLGDPHRNMVDFAHVPVVRRLTRLPVCVDPSHAVGRSDAGPDGMPDIFHCIGQGLIAGASMVLVDFHPHPELALCDGPQALRLEQLAALQRYAQIVREAYEQAVRNGPGLSAQAETR, from the coding sequence ATGATCGTGATGCTCGAGCCGGACTCGCCCGAGTCCACCGTGTCCGCGGTGCTTCAGGTGGCCGCGCAGTACAAGGGGCTCAGCCCCCGGACGCACGTCATCGAGGGGGCCGAATACACCGTCACGGAGATCTACCTGCTGGGCCCCACGGCCCAGGTGCCCGCGGAGCCCTTCGAGCAGATTCCCGGCGTGCGCCAGGTGGTGCGCGTCTCCGAGAAGTACCGGGTCATCGGGCGCCACGGGGGCAAGCGGGAGACGGTGGGGTTCGAGTACAACGGCGTCACCTTCGATGAGCGCAGCGTGCACCTGTTCGCGGGCCTGTGCGCGGTGGACACGCACGAGAGCGTGGACGCGATGATGGCGGCGCTGGCCCGCTGTGGCATCCGCACCACGCGGATGGGGGCCTACAAGCCGCGCACCAGCCCCTACGAGTTCCAGGGCCTGGGCGCCGCGTGCCTGCCGTGGGTGTTCGAGCTGGCCGGCAAGCACGGCATCCAGGTCGTGGCGATGGAGGTGACGAACCCGCGCCACATCGACGAGATCCGCTCCGCGCTGGAGGCCTCGGGCAACGCCACGGGGGTGATGCTCCAGGTGGGCACGCGCAACGCGCAGAACTTCGAGCTGCTCAAGCAGCTGGGCCAGCAACGGGTGTTCCCCGTGCTCTTCAAGCGCGGCATGGGCATCACCCTGGAGGAGTCGCTCAACGCGTGCGAGTACGTGGCGAGCGAGGGCAACCCAAAGATTGTCTTTTGCTTGCGCGGGGTGAAGAGCCACCTGGGAGACCCGCACCGGAACATGGTGGACTTTGCCCACGTGCCCGTGGTGCGAAGGCTCACCCGGTTGCCGGTGTGCGTGGACCCCTCGCATGCCGTGGGCCGCTCGGACGCGGGGCCGGACGGTATGCCGGACATCTTCCACTGCATCGGCCAGGGGCTGATCGCCGGTGCCTCCATGGTGCTGGTCGACTTCCACCCGCATCCGGAGTTGGCGCTGTGCGACGGCCCTCAGGCGCTCCGGCTGGAGCAGCTCGCGGCGCTCCAGCGCTACGCGCAGATTGTCCGGGAGGCGTACGAGCAGGCCGTGCGCAACGGCCCGGGGCTGAGCGCTCAGGCCGAGACGCGGTAG
- the pheA gene encoding prephenate dehydratase — protein MSEPRIAFQGERGAYGEQATRALFGPGVEAVPVSSFRAVFEAVTAGQVDGGVVPVENVLAGSVTENVDLLLEFALSITGELALPIRHCLLAPPGTALEGLERALSHPQALAQCATFLRQRGITPVAEADTAGSARRVAERAPPRTAAIASRAAAELYGLEVLLEGIEDAPGNHTRFVAMGAVPPRPGPRSKTAVAFTLENHPGTLHRVLGVFATRGVSILRMESRPRRRPWEYVFCLDLEGAQEEPGLATALDEAARLCQSFRVLGSYRVSA, from the coding sequence ATGAGTGAGCCGCGGATCGCCTTCCAGGGAGAGCGCGGCGCCTATGGCGAACAGGCCACGCGTGCGCTCTTCGGCCCAGGCGTGGAGGCGGTGCCCGTGTCCTCGTTCCGCGCCGTCTTCGAGGCCGTCACCGCGGGCCAGGTGGACGGAGGCGTGGTGCCGGTGGAGAACGTGCTCGCGGGCTCCGTCACCGAGAACGTGGACCTGCTGCTGGAATTCGCCCTGTCCATCACCGGCGAGCTCGCGCTGCCCATCCGGCACTGCCTGCTCGCGCCTCCGGGCACGGCGCTGGAGGGGCTGGAGCGCGCCCTCTCCCACCCCCAGGCCCTGGCCCAGTGCGCCACCTTCCTGCGCCAGCGCGGCATCACCCCGGTGGCGGAGGCCGACACCGCGGGCAGCGCCCGGCGCGTCGCGGAGCGGGCTCCCCCGCGCACCGCCGCCATCGCCAGCCGGGCCGCCGCGGAGCTCTACGGCCTGGAGGTGCTGCTGGAGGGCATCGAGGACGCCCCGGGCAACCACACCCGCTTCGTCGCAATGGGGGCCGTTCCCCCGCGGCCCGGCCCCCGGAGCAAGACGGCGGTGGCGTTCACCCTGGAGAACCACCCGGGCACGCTCCACCGGGTGCTGGGGGTGTTCGCCACGCGGGGGGTGAGCATCCTGCGGATGGAGTCCCGCCCCCGGCGGCGGCCCTGGGAGTACGTCTTCTGCCTCGACCTGGAGGGCGCCCAGGAGGAGCCCGGGCTGGCCACGGCGCTCGACGAGGCCGCGCGCCTGTGCCAGTCGTTCCGCGTCCTGGGCAGCTACCGCGTCTCGGCCTGA
- the pheA gene encoding prephenate dehydratase codes for MADLPDIARLRTDIERIDTEIMDALRRRMNLADDIARTKVADASPLRDPPREDLVLHRVREVATAHGLDPHEIERIYRIIMDMSVARQQALIQRLDTTPLRVGYPGIEGSYSHLAARQRYKGRSGGVLLTGLETGREVLEALRRGALDLALLPIENTSAGSMNETYDLLAEGGAVIIGELVSQVDHRLLGLPGSRLEEVRTVLSHPQAISQCEAFLRKVPWIRALPEYDTSAAALKVRERNDPTVAAIASESAAQRFGLEVLVRDIQPSSGNYTRFVEVSREAAPIPADAHCKTSLMVVLEHKPGTLGQVLTALSQRGVNLAKLESRPIPGQPWRYRFYLDLEGHAADAPLVAALQDLQPLTSSMRLLGTYPRVEGLHE; via the coding sequence ATGGCAGATCTTCCGGACATCGCCCGCCTCCGCACCGACATCGAGCGCATCGACACGGAAATCATGGACGCCCTGCGCAGGCGCATGAACCTGGCGGACGACATCGCCCGGACGAAGGTAGCCGATGCCTCGCCGCTCCGGGATCCGCCCCGCGAAGATCTGGTGCTGCACCGGGTGCGCGAGGTGGCCACGGCGCACGGGCTGGACCCGCACGAAATCGAGCGCATCTACCGCATCATCATGGACATGTCGGTGGCCCGGCAGCAGGCGCTCATCCAGCGGCTGGACACCACGCCGCTGCGCGTGGGCTATCCCGGCATCGAGGGCTCCTACAGCCACCTGGCCGCGCGCCAGCGCTACAAGGGCCGCAGCGGCGGCGTCCTGCTCACGGGCCTGGAGACGGGCCGCGAGGTGCTGGAGGCGCTGCGCCGGGGAGCGCTGGACCTCGCGCTGTTGCCCATCGAGAACACCTCCGCCGGCAGCATGAACGAGACGTATGATCTGCTGGCCGAGGGCGGCGCGGTCATCATCGGCGAGCTGGTGAGCCAGGTGGATCACCGCCTGCTGGGGCTGCCCGGCAGCCGGCTGGAGGAAGTCCGCACGGTGCTCTCCCACCCCCAGGCCATCTCGCAGTGCGAGGCCTTCCTGCGCAAGGTGCCGTGGATCCGGGCCCTGCCCGAGTACGACACCAGCGCCGCGGCCCTGAAGGTGCGCGAGCGCAATGATCCGACCGTGGCGGCCATCGCCAGCGAGAGCGCCGCCCAGCGCTTCGGCCTGGAGGTGCTGGTGCGGGACATCCAGCCCTCCTCGGGCAACTACACGCGCTTCGTGGAGGTGAGCCGCGAGGCGGCGCCCATTCCCGCGGACGCGCACTGCAAGACGTCCCTGATGGTGGTGCTGGAGCACAAGCCCGGAACGCTGGGCCAGGTCCTGACGGCGCTGTCCCAGCGGGGGGTGAACCTGGCCAAGCTGGAGTCCCGCCCCATCCCGGGCCAGCCCTGGCGCTACCGCTTCTACCTGGACCTGGAGGGGCACGCAGCGGATGCGCCCCTCGTCGCGGCGCTGCAGGATCTCCAGCCCCTCACCTCGTCGATGCGGCTGCTGGGCACCTACCCCCGGGTGGAAGGCCTTCATGAGTGA
- a CDS encoding EVE domain-containing protein, with the protein MAKTQHWLIKSEPSVYAYAQLEKDGETEWTGIRNFEARNNLRAMRPGDLCLYYHSNEDKAVVAVARVLTAAGPDSTAPGEDWASVRVGPVVAFQAPVTLATVKKTAALKDFPLITRSRLSVTPITAAHFKLILKLGGTTLPKAAQPG; encoded by the coding sequence ATGGCGAAGACCCAGCATTGGTTGATCAAGAGCGAGCCATCCGTCTACGCGTACGCGCAGCTCGAAAAGGACGGCGAGACGGAGTGGACCGGGATACGCAACTTCGAGGCGCGCAACAACCTCCGGGCCATGCGGCCCGGGGACCTGTGCCTCTACTACCACTCGAACGAGGACAAGGCCGTGGTGGCCGTGGCGCGGGTGCTCACCGCGGCGGGCCCGGACTCCACGGCCCCCGGCGAGGACTGGGCCTCGGTGAGGGTGGGCCCGGTGGTGGCCTTCCAGGCTCCCGTGACGCTGGCCACCGTCAAGAAGACGGCCGCCTTGAAAGACTTTCCTCTCATCACCCGGAGCCGGCTCAGCGTGACGCCCATCACCGCGGCGCACTTCAAACTCATTCTGAAATTGGGCGGGACAACGCTCCCGAAGGCGGCCCAACCCGGTTAA
- a CDS encoding amylo-alpha-1,6-glucosidase produces the protein MTPVDTAPPLPRLAFEWPQGPELSEVMTREWLVTNGRGGYASGTVAGCNTRRYHGVFTPNLPGRGRTVLLARLAEEAQADGQTFSLSAEEHVGEQPPQKGAGLLRGFHLEGLIPVWDYALGPSRLRRKLMMVHGQNTLFVLWEHVSGPEVRLRVRPFPVMRPHDGPLSAPTKEEPIVRLQGPLVELQATPEAPPLRMRLYSHCPAPFVGLGQASAPMFFRTEQRRGYDHQEVQRSPGYFECTVRAGEVLALGITTDEVWALDRDPVQAFELELERERKLLSRAPAEAQTGIPARLVLAADQFIIAPTRPMDDAWSHSVGQDTRSVIAGYHWFTDWGRDTMISHAGLTLSTGRYREAAAILRTFQHYVKDGLIPNYFPDGENEGVYHTADATLWFFHAVDRYVETTGDEALLRDLFPTLAGIVERHQKGTRFHIGVDPADGLLRQGAEGYQLTWMDAKVDGWVVTPRRGKAVEINALWFNALRLMAMWAERLGGDAKGYMGAAERVYGSFNKRFWNPATGCLFDVVDGEDGRDDPAIRPNQVFSISLRFPVLRRERWDGVLKIVHDQLLTPVGLRSLAPGHPDYKAKYDGDLRARDAAYHQGTVWGWLIGHYIDATLKVNPDIQAARALLVGLEHHLEHEGVGQISEIFDATEPYQPRGCIAQAWSVAEALRVFLKTHVT, from the coding sequence GTGACCCCTGTGGATACCGCCCCGCCCCTGCCGCGCCTCGCCTTCGAATGGCCCCAGGGGCCCGAACTCTCCGAAGTGATGACCCGCGAGTGGCTCGTCACCAATGGGCGCGGGGGGTATGCCTCCGGCACCGTCGCGGGCTGCAATACCCGGCGCTACCACGGCGTGTTCACCCCCAACCTGCCCGGGCGCGGCCGGACGGTGCTGCTGGCCCGGCTGGCCGAAGAGGCCCAGGCCGATGGGCAGACCTTCTCCCTCTCGGCCGAGGAGCATGTAGGCGAGCAGCCCCCGCAGAAGGGGGCCGGCCTGCTGCGCGGCTTCCACCTGGAGGGGCTGATTCCCGTCTGGGATTACGCGCTCGGCCCGTCCCGGCTGCGCCGCAAGCTGATGATGGTGCATGGCCAGAACACGCTCTTCGTCCTGTGGGAGCACGTGTCGGGGCCCGAGGTCCGCCTCCGGGTGCGCCCCTTCCCTGTGATGCGCCCCCATGACGGGCCGCTCTCCGCGCCCACGAAGGAGGAGCCCATCGTGCGCCTGCAGGGGCCGCTGGTGGAGCTGCAAGCCACCCCGGAGGCGCCCCCCCTGCGCATGCGCCTCTACTCGCACTGCCCTGCCCCCTTCGTGGGCCTGGGCCAGGCCTCCGCGCCGATGTTCTTCCGGACGGAGCAGCGCCGGGGGTATGACCACCAGGAGGTGCAGCGCAGCCCGGGCTACTTCGAGTGCACCGTGCGCGCGGGCGAAGTCCTGGCGCTGGGAATCACCACGGACGAGGTCTGGGCGCTCGACCGGGATCCGGTGCAGGCCTTCGAGCTGGAGCTGGAGCGGGAGCGGAAGCTGCTGAGCCGGGCCCCGGCGGAAGCCCAGACGGGGATTCCCGCGCGCCTGGTGCTGGCGGCCGACCAGTTCATCATCGCCCCTACCCGCCCCATGGACGACGCGTGGTCCCACTCCGTGGGCCAGGACACGCGCAGCGTCATCGCCGGCTACCACTGGTTCACCGACTGGGGCCGGGACACGATGATCTCCCACGCGGGGCTCACCCTGAGCACCGGCCGGTACCGGGAAGCGGCGGCCATCCTGCGCACCTTCCAGCACTACGTGAAGGACGGCCTCATCCCCAACTACTTCCCGGACGGGGAGAACGAGGGCGTGTACCACACGGCCGACGCCACCCTCTGGTTCTTCCACGCGGTGGACCGGTACGTGGAGACCACGGGCGACGAGGCGCTGCTGCGGGACTTGTTCCCCACCCTGGCGGGCATCGTGGAGCGGCACCAGAAGGGCACCCGCTTCCACATCGGCGTGGACCCGGCCGACGGGCTGCTGCGGCAGGGCGCGGAGGGCTACCAGCTCACCTGGATGGACGCCAAGGTGGATGGCTGGGTCGTCACCCCCCGGCGCGGCAAGGCGGTGGAGATCAACGCCCTGTGGTTCAACGCGCTGCGGTTGATGGCCATGTGGGCCGAGCGCCTGGGCGGAGACGCCAAGGGCTACATGGGCGCGGCGGAGCGCGTGTATGGCAGCTTCAACAAGCGCTTCTGGAATCCGGCCACCGGCTGCCTCTTCGACGTGGTGGATGGCGAGGACGGACGGGATGACCCGGCCATCCGGCCCAACCAGGTGTTCTCCATCTCCTTGCGCTTCCCGGTGCTGCGGCGCGAGCGGTGGGACGGGGTGCTGAAGATCGTCCATGATCAGCTGCTGACGCCGGTGGGGCTGCGGAGCCTGGCGCCCGGCCACCCGGACTACAAGGCGAAGTACGACGGCGACCTGCGGGCCCGGGACGCGGCCTACCACCAGGGCACCGTGTGGGGCTGGCTCATCGGCCACTACATCGACGCGACGCTGAAGGTGAACCCGGACATCCAGGCGGCGCGCGCGCTGCTGGTGGGCCTGGAGCACCACCTGGAGCACGAGGGCGTGGGGCAGATCAGCGAGATCTTCGATGCCACCGAGCCGTACCAGCCCCGGGGCTGCATCGCCCAGGCCTGGAGCGTGGCCGAGGCCCTGCGGGTCTTCCTGAAGACCCACGTCACGTGA
- the treZ gene encoding malto-oligosyltrehalose trehalohydrolase has product MKSTKHVSSGLGAQPVDGGRTAFRVWAPQRRTVDVCLMEPGGLRYLPLERTAGGYFEAVLQVPVGALYKYRLDGGDAFPDPCSRFQPEGPHGPSRVVAPQKYTWKDTAWRGLASMKGQVFYELHVGTFTPEGTYAAAAAKLPLLKELGITVVELMPLHTFPGRFNWGYDGVTLFAPCAVYGEPDELRRLVDEAHRLGLGIILDVVYNHLGPDGNFLSQFSKGYFNPKYPNEWGDPTNFDDGEAAGPSREFFIQNACMWVSEYHFDGLRLDATQSLYDASPRHIVTELVERTRAAAGSRGLLLIAENEPQDGKLVTPAAQGGNGADGLWVDDFHHTARVAAQGRSEAYLMDYQGTAQELLSCALRNSLYQGQYYRWQKKCRGSPLLHTAPEHIVFYLQNHDQLANTLRGQRLQLCAGAARARALTTLFLLLPQTPMVFMGQEFFASTPFLYFVDHKPELQKLVHKGRNEFLSQFPSAKQALVEEGHQVPVGEESFQASKLDWSERERNREALDLHRDLLRLRREDPVLSAQDPHRLAGAVLSKTALVLRYFGTGQEGDRLLLLNLGTGMDLEPCPEPLLAPPVGKIWRPLLSSEHVRYGGMGAAPTPPEAGRMLMPGQTALVLTSDEEKTP; this is encoded by the coding sequence ATGAAGTCCACGAAACATGTCTCATCGGGACTGGGGGCACAGCCCGTCGACGGCGGCCGCACGGCCTTCCGGGTCTGGGCCCCGCAGCGCCGCACCGTCGATGTCTGCCTGATGGAGCCAGGCGGCCTGCGCTACCTGCCGCTCGAGCGCACCGCGGGCGGCTACTTCGAGGCGGTGCTGCAAGTGCCCGTAGGCGCGCTCTACAAGTACCGCCTGGATGGGGGAGACGCCTTTCCGGATCCCTGCTCGCGCTTCCAGCCCGAGGGGCCCCACGGGCCCTCCCGCGTCGTGGCGCCCCAGAAGTACACTTGGAAGGACACGGCGTGGCGCGGCCTGGCCTCCATGAAGGGCCAGGTCTTCTATGAGCTGCACGTCGGCACCTTCACCCCGGAGGGCACCTACGCGGCCGCGGCGGCCAAGCTGCCGCTCCTGAAGGAGCTGGGCATCACGGTGGTGGAGCTGATGCCCCTGCACACCTTCCCCGGCCGCTTCAACTGGGGCTACGACGGGGTGACGCTGTTCGCCCCCTGCGCCGTGTATGGGGAGCCGGATGAGCTCCGGCGGCTGGTGGACGAGGCCCACCGGCTGGGGCTCGGCATCATCCTGGACGTCGTCTACAACCACCTCGGTCCGGACGGGAACTTCCTCTCCCAGTTCTCCAAGGGCTACTTCAACCCGAAGTACCCGAACGAGTGGGGAGACCCGACCAACTTCGATGACGGCGAGGCGGCGGGGCCCTCGCGCGAGTTCTTCATCCAGAACGCCTGCATGTGGGTGTCTGAGTACCACTTCGACGGGCTGCGGCTGGATGCCACGCAGAGCCTGTACGACGCCTCCCCCCGGCACATCGTCACCGAGCTGGTGGAGCGCACGCGCGCGGCGGCGGGCTCCCGGGGCCTGCTGCTCATCGCCGAGAACGAGCCGCAGGATGGGAAGCTGGTGACCCCCGCGGCCCAGGGTGGGAACGGCGCGGACGGTCTGTGGGTAGATGATTTCCACCACACCGCGCGGGTGGCGGCCCAGGGGCGCTCCGAGGCGTACCTCATGGACTACCAGGGCACCGCCCAGGAGCTGCTCTCCTGCGCCCTGCGCAACTCCCTGTACCAGGGGCAGTACTACCGCTGGCAGAAGAAGTGCCGCGGCTCGCCCCTGCTGCACACCGCCCCCGAGCACATCGTCTTCTACCTGCAGAACCATGATCAGCTCGCCAACACCCTGCGCGGACAGCGGCTCCAGTTGTGTGCCGGGGCCGCCCGGGCACGCGCCCTGACCACCTTGTTCCTGCTGCTCCCACAGACCCCCATGGTGTTCATGGGCCAGGAGTTCTTCGCCTCCACGCCCTTCCTCTACTTCGTGGACCACAAGCCCGAGTTGCAGAAGCTCGTCCACAAGGGGCGCAACGAGTTCCTCTCCCAGTTCCCCAGTGCCAAGCAGGCCCTCGTCGAGGAGGGCCACCAGGTGCCGGTGGGCGAAGAGTCCTTCCAGGCCTCCAAGCTGGACTGGTCCGAGCGGGAGCGGAACCGGGAAGCGCTGGACCTGCACCGGGACCTGCTGCGGCTGCGCCGGGAGGACCCCGTGCTGTCCGCGCAGGACCCACACCGCCTCGCCGGGGCGGTGCTGTCCAAGACGGCGCTGGTGCTGCGCTACTTCGGCACCGGGCAGGAGGGCGACCGCCTGCTCCTGCTCAACCTGGGCACGGGGATGGACTTGGAACCCTGCCCCGAACCGCTTCTCGCACCGCCCGTGGGAAAAATCTGGAGGCCCCTGCTGTCTTCAGAGCACGTTCGCTATGGGGGGATGGGTGCCGCCCCCACCCCTCCGGAAGCAGGACGGATGCTCATGCCCGGCCAGACCGCGCTCGTGTTGACGAGTGACGAGGAGAAGACCCCGTGA